In Blastopirellula sp. J2-11, a single genomic region encodes these proteins:
- a CDS encoding DUF1559 domain-containing protein: MMRDNLLGYLLNALEEDEARDVEVMAERSPDTQQELQRLQSHVDLLENSWVDVAPPAGLAARACAFLDTPVGRKSSSADSSAAATREASANDLDDTPIEDRPIPQGSRAFGALTSDSSRFTMADMLVAAGACLAAAVIFFPALASSRMLASRLQCENNLHQVGMALHEFAYQNKQQSYPAIDTDGPADFAGSFGLPLVEQGFLKSPEYLSCAANRPKNDKFRLPTLQEVAQAAPDKIPGLHSNFELVYNYNLGSQKNGRVIPPKMQGRSDYPVASDIVRVGDKGDLAPNGHGVTGVNILYDDGRVEFIRLDEIPDLVRQYYFNDLGKVEAGVNENDPVLGSGFTKAIAGR, from the coding sequence ATGATGCGTGACAATCTACTAGGTTATTTGCTAAACGCCCTCGAAGAGGACGAAGCGCGCGACGTCGAAGTGATGGCCGAGCGCTCCCCGGACACCCAACAAGAACTACAGCGACTTCAATCGCACGTTGACCTGCTGGAGAACAGCTGGGTCGATGTCGCTCCGCCCGCCGGTTTAGCTGCGCGGGCTTGTGCGTTTCTTGATACCCCGGTTGGTCGCAAATCTTCCTCTGCCGACAGCTCTGCGGCGGCGACAAGGGAAGCCAGCGCGAACGATCTAGACGATACGCCGATCGAGGATCGTCCCATCCCCCAAGGCAGCCGCGCGTTTGGCGCGCTGACTTCCGACTCGTCCCGGTTCACCATGGCCGATATGTTGGTCGCCGCCGGCGCTTGTCTGGCCGCCGCGGTCATCTTCTTCCCCGCTTTGGCCAGCAGTCGCATGTTGGCTTCGCGCTTGCAGTGCGAAAACAATCTGCATCAGGTCGGCATGGCGCTGCACGAGTTCGCCTATCAAAACAAGCAGCAATCGTATCCCGCGATCGATACCGATGGCCCCGCCGACTTTGCCGGATCATTCGGTCTGCCGCTGGTCGAACAAGGCTTTTTGAAATCGCCCGAGTATCTGAGCTGTGCGGCCAACCGCCCGAAGAACGACAAGTTCCGCTTGCCGACGCTCCAAGAAGTCGCCCAGGCCGCGCCCGACAAAATTCCAGGTCTCCACTCCAATTTTGAACTGGTTTACAACTACAACCTCGGTTCGCAGAAGAACGGCCGGGTCATCCCGCCGAAAATGCAGGGGCGCTCTGATTATCCGGTTGCTTCGGATATCGTGCGCGTTGGGGATAAGGGGGATCTTGCCCCCAACGGACACGGAGTAACCGGGGTCAATATTCTCTACGATGATGGACGCGTCGAATTCATTCGTCTGGATGAGATTCCAGATTTGGTCCGTCAGTACTATTTCAACGACCTTGGCAAAGTCGAAGCCGGCGTCAACGAGAACGATCCCGTCCTCGGCAGCGGTTTCACCAAGGCGATCGCCGGGCGCTAA
- a CDS encoding four-helix bundle copper-binding protein, which yields MSTDKIRDCIETCIRCAHACEHCAQSCLRESDVTPMAACIQTDRDCAEACWMAAAFMSRGSLFIEEVCDVCAKICDACAAECGKHEMDHCQKCAEACRRCAHECRALTGVHA from the coding sequence ATGTCGACCGATAAAATCCGTGACTGTATCGAAACTTGTATTCGTTGCGCCCATGCGTGCGAGCACTGCGCCCAATCTTGTTTGCGCGAGAGCGACGTCACGCCGATGGCCGCCTGCATTCAAACGGATCGCGACTGTGCCGAAGCGTGCTGGATGGCGGCCGCGTTTATGAGTCGCGGCTCGCTCTTTATCGAAGAAGTTTGCGACGTTTGCGCCAAGATCTGCGACGCTTGTGCGGCCGAATGCGGAAAGCATGAGATGGACCATTGCCAGAAGTGTGCCGAAGCGTGTCGTCGCTGCGCCCACGAATGCCGCGCGTTGACCGGCGTGCACGCGTAG
- a CDS encoding sulfatase family protein — protein MHRFTSLLLLLVLAAGATAAELPNIVILYADDMGYGDMGANNPSSKIPTPNLDRLASEGMRFTDAHSSSGICTPSRYALLTGRFHWRKFHGIVNSFDAPVLEQEMTIPELLKEKGYRTACIGKWHLGWNWDEIRNQDVKPEKDQRGRDIYSPAAFDWSKPISGGPLSHGFDYYFGDDVPNFPPYAWFENDRVITEPTEPLSITPKTAEGSWEARPGPMVKDWDFYQVVPRLTERTVEWIGQQKEKQGPFFLYVPFNSPHAPIVPTEEFRGKSKAGGFGDYVVQTDDNIGRILKALDENGFGENTLVIFTADNGAERYAYDRVRNFDHWSSAPLRGVKRDLYEGGHHVPMIVKWPAQVQPDTTSDALVSQVDLLASVAEIVGFELPQGAADDSYSLLKVWKENDASPRQSIVHNTMAGRFAIRDGDWVLIAAKTGAHSKVPAWFDKERGYTEDGLPGELYNLKLDIAQMHNLYADQPEKVKELTERMNQIQAKGQVR, from the coding sequence ATGCACCGTTTCACTTCGCTCCTATTGTTACTGGTTCTGGCCGCCGGCGCGACAGCCGCCGAACTGCCCAACATCGTCATCCTCTATGCGGATGATATGGGCTACGGCGACATGGGCGCCAACAATCCAAGCTCCAAGATTCCAACACCCAATCTCGATCGCTTGGCGAGCGAAGGGATGCGTTTTACTGACGCGCATAGCTCTTCCGGCATTTGCACTCCCAGTCGTTACGCGCTGCTGACAGGACGATTTCATTGGCGCAAATTTCACGGCATCGTCAATTCGTTCGACGCGCCGGTTCTCGAGCAGGAAATGACGATTCCTGAACTGCTGAAAGAAAAAGGATATCGAACCGCCTGCATCGGCAAGTGGCACCTTGGTTGGAACTGGGACGAGATTCGCAACCAAGACGTGAAGCCGGAAAAGGATCAACGCGGTCGCGACATCTATTCGCCTGCGGCGTTCGACTGGTCGAAGCCGATCAGCGGCGGGCCGTTGTCGCACGGGTTCGATTATTACTTTGGCGATGACGTGCCGAACTTCCCACCCTACGCTTGGTTTGAGAATGATCGGGTCATCACCGAGCCGACCGAGCCGCTCAGCATCACGCCGAAAACGGCCGAAGGATCGTGGGAAGCGCGGCCCGGTCCGATGGTGAAAGACTGGGACTTTTATCAGGTCGTGCCCCGTTTGACGGAGCGAACGGTCGAGTGGATCGGCCAACAGAAAGAGAAGCAGGGCCCCTTCTTTTTGTACGTGCCGTTCAATTCGCCCCATGCGCCGATCGTGCCGACCGAAGAATTTCGCGGCAAATCCAAAGCCGGCGGCTTTGGCGACTATGTAGTGCAGACCGACGACAACATCGGCCGTATTTTAAAAGCCCTCGACGAAAATGGTTTCGGCGAAAACACGCTGGTGATCTTCACCGCCGACAACGGCGCCGAGCGTTACGCCTATGATCGCGTTCGCAACTTCGATCATTGGAGTTCGGCTCCGCTGCGCGGCGTGAAGCGTGATTTGTACGAAGGGGGACATCATGTCCCGATGATTGTGAAGTGGCCTGCTCAGGTGCAGCCCGACACGACCAGCGATGCGCTGGTCAGCCAGGTCGATCTGCTGGCGAGCGTCGCGGAGATCGTCGGGTTTGAATTGCCGCAGGGCGCCGCTGACGACAGTTACAGTTTGCTGAAAGTCTGGAAAGAGAACGACGCGAGCCCGCGTCAGAGTATCGTTCATAACACGATGGCCGGCCGCTTTGCGATCCGCGACGGCGATTGGGTGCTGATCGCAGCAAAGACCGGCGCTCATAGCAAGGTCCCTGCTTGGTTCGACAAAGAACGAGGCTATACCGAGGATGGTTTGCCAGGCGAACTGTACAACCTGAAGCTGGACATCGCTCAAATGCATAATCTGTACGCCGACCAACCAGAAAAGGTGAAAGAGCTGACGGAGCGGATGAATCAGATTCAAGCAAAAGGACAAGTGCGCTAA
- a CDS encoding DUF1697 domain-containing protein, protein MPSYLAFLRGINVGGKHKLPMKELVAILEEVGCTNVKTYIQSGNAAFASKQRSRDKLAAEITAAIEAAKGFAPLVLLLAQHQLEAIVAANPFPTAQDDPKSLHFFFLTAPAKKPDLAALEKLKAADESYLLAGDVFYLHAPSGIGRSKLAEKVDRHLGVATTARNWRTVSKMLELARE, encoded by the coding sequence ATGCCCAGCTACCTGGCCTTCTTGCGTGGGATCAACGTCGGCGGCAAGCACAAGCTGCCGATGAAAGAGTTGGTCGCGATTCTCGAAGAAGTTGGTTGCACCAACGTCAAAACCTACATCCAAAGCGGCAATGCGGCGTTTGCATCCAAGCAACGGAGCCGCGACAAACTGGCGGCCGAGATCACCGCCGCGATCGAAGCCGCAAAAGGGTTCGCTCCGCTCGTCTTGTTGCTTGCGCAGCATCAGCTGGAAGCGATCGTCGCCGCGAATCCTTTTCCCACCGCGCAAGACGATCCCAAGTCGCTCCATTTCTTCTTTCTTACGGCGCCGGCAAAGAAGCCGGACTTGGCGGCGCTCGAAAAGCTGAAAGCCGCGGACGAATCGTATTTGCTTGCCGGCGACGTTTTTTATCTACACGCGCCTAGTGGAATTGGCCGTTCGAAATTGGCGGAGAAGGTGGATCGGCATTTGGGTGTGGCGACAACGGCCCGCAATTGGCGGACGGTTAGCAAGATGCTGGAGTTGGCGAGGGAGTAA
- a CDS encoding class I SAM-dependent methyltransferase: MIIRILEDEVMDNPQEAAAYDAMDHSAVNAQFVEDLCTTFPLDPPTTDGSHHDVLDVGTGTALIPIAICQKLPMARVMAIDMSTAMLTLAKANVDMDGMLDRIQLAHIDAADTGYENEMFDLVISNSIVHHLENPLPTLQEIVRVARPQGMIFVRDLLRPQSEEELKLLVETYGGINETERRLFGDSLRAALTIDEIRELITPLGFAPETVQVTSDRHWTWAAHKS; the protein is encoded by the coding sequence ATGATCATTCGCATCTTAGAAGACGAGGTGATGGATAATCCGCAAGAAGCGGCGGCCTATGACGCGATGGATCATTCGGCGGTTAACGCTCAGTTTGTCGAAGATCTCTGCACAACCTTTCCACTCGATCCGCCCACGACCGATGGTTCGCACCATGACGTGCTGGATGTCGGTACCGGCACCGCATTGATTCCGATCGCGATTTGCCAGAAATTGCCGATGGCGCGGGTGATGGCGATCGACATGTCAACCGCGATGCTGACATTGGCGAAAGCGAACGTCGACATGGACGGCATGCTCGACCGGATTCAGCTGGCGCATATCGATGCGGCTGACACTGGTTATGAAAATGAGATGTTTGACTTGGTGATCTCCAACAGCATCGTCCATCACCTAGAAAATCCGCTGCCGACGTTGCAAGAGATCGTCCGTGTGGCGCGACCGCAGGGGATGATCTTCGTCCGCGACTTGCTGCGGCCTCAGAGTGAAGAAGAACTGAAGCTTCTGGTGGAAACTTACGGTGGAATCAACGAAACCGAGCGCCGACTCTTCGGCGATTCGCTCCGAGCCGCATTGACGATCGATGAGATTCGCGAGCTTATCACTCCCCTCGGCTTCGCCCCCGAAACCGTTCAAGTCACGAGCGATCGCCACTGGACTTGGGCCGCGCACAAATCGTAG
- a CDS encoding 3'-5' exonuclease, which translates to MNGNPIRYFVFDIESVADGALVSKIKYPGEGLSPADAIARFRAELMAEKGSDFIPYTFQMPVSVAIAKVDAEFNLVDQVLLDAPNFRPPVIAENFWRGWKAYRKPTFVTFNGRSFDVPLLELAAFRFGISVPDWFQMHGKSFELPRNRYNVDAHFDLHDVLTNYGATRFTGGLNLAANLLGKPGKMGIEGNMVQDLYDEGRLAEINDYCRCDVLDTYFVFLRTAVLLGMVTLEREQALIEQTKTWLEERASETAVFQEYLAGWGRWENPWEETTAEESDES; encoded by the coding sequence ATGAACGGCAATCCGATTCGCTATTTTGTTTTCGATATCGAGAGCGTCGCCGATGGGGCGCTCGTCTCGAAGATCAAGTATCCCGGCGAAGGGCTTTCGCCGGCCGACGCGATCGCTCGCTTTCGCGCCGAGCTGATGGCCGAAAAGGGTTCGGACTTCATTCCGTACACGTTTCAGATGCCGGTCTCGGTCGCAATCGCCAAGGTTGACGCCGAGTTCAATCTGGTCGATCAGGTGCTGCTTGACGCGCCGAATTTTCGCCCGCCGGTGATCGCCGAGAACTTTTGGCGCGGCTGGAAAGCGTATCGCAAGCCGACCTTCGTGACGTTCAACGGCCGCTCGTTCGACGTGCCGCTGCTCGAGTTAGCCGCGTTCCGCTTTGGCATCAGCGTGCCGGACTGGTTTCAGATGCACGGCAAAAGCTTTGAGCTCCCCCGCAATCGCTACAATGTCGACGCTCATTTTGATCTGCATGACGTGCTGACCAACTACGGCGCGACTCGGTTCACCGGCGGCTTGAATCTGGCGGCCAACTTGCTCGGCAAGCCCGGCAAGATGGGAATCGAAGGAAACATGGTCCAGGATCTCTACGACGAAGGCCGCCTAGCCGAGATCAACGACTACTGCCGCTGCGACGTGCTCGACACCTATTTTGTGTTTCTCCGGACGGCGGTGTTGCTGGGGATGGTGACGCTGGAGCGCGAACAAGCGCTGATTGAACAAACGAAAACCTGGCTGGAAGAACGAGCCAGCGAAACGGCGGTGTTTCAAGAATATCTTGCAGGTTGGGGGCGGTGGGAGAATCCTTGGGAGGAGACGACTGCCGAAGAATCAGACGAGTCATAG
- a CDS encoding transposase, translating into MMTDSFLPTASSPTLAYLLTWVTQGTWSPGRRHGWTLGETQVTLAVSRGRNGAARSRAISLSLQQRERVEQAIRDCCETEQWNLIAANCRSNHAHAIVNATADPHEILRELQTTSSQQLNKTDLPRETWWEAGGNVRSLKKEAGLEAATFYVGVILQRM; encoded by the coding sequence ATGATGACTGATTCATTTCTTCCAACGGCTTCGTCGCCGACACTCGCCTATTTACTGACTTGGGTGACGCAGGGAACATGGTCGCCCGGTCGGCGACATGGTTGGACGCTAGGGGAAACGCAAGTTACGCTTGCCGTATCGCGAGGCCGAAACGGAGCGGCAAGATCGCGAGCTATTTCGTTATCGCTGCAACAGCGCGAACGGGTCGAACAAGCGATTCGCGACTGTTGCGAAACCGAGCAGTGGAATCTCATCGCCGCCAACTGCCGTTCGAATCATGCGCATGCGATTGTAAACGCCACGGCTGATCCTCATGAGATCTTGCGAGAACTGCAAACAACGTCGTCGCAGCAGTTGAACAAAACAGACTTGCCGCGCGAAACCTGGTGGGAAGCAGGGGGGAACGTGCGATCGCTGAAGAAGGAAGCAGGTTTGGAAGCGGCGACTTTTTATGTGGGCGTGATATTGCAGCGGATGTGA
- a CDS encoding aldo/keto reductase: MNYVQLGNTGLKVSPLCLGCMTYGVPDQGAHPWSLDEQQSRPFLQTAWDAGINFFDTANAYSAGTSEEIVGQALKDFAPRDEVVIATKVFFSWKKRPNAGGLSRKAIFTAVDDSLRRLGTDYIDLYQIHRWDYDTPIEETLEALHDVVKSGKVRYLGASSMFAWQFAKSLYLADAGSWTRFATMQPQYSLLYREEEREMLPLCEEEGIGVIPWSPMARGKLARPWTDQQATTRANNDDYGNKLFGKTADVDQPIIDTVEAIAASREVSMAQIALAWVMSNPVVTAPIIGASKPHHLEDALAALEIVLTDEELETLESCYTPREVMPMR, translated from the coding sequence ATGAACTACGTCCAACTTGGCAATACCGGCCTGAAGGTTTCGCCCCTTTGCCTCGGCTGCATGACCTACGGCGTTCCCGATCAAGGAGCTCATCCTTGGTCGCTGGACGAGCAACAAAGCCGCCCGTTTTTGCAAACGGCGTGGGACGCGGGGATCAACTTTTTTGATACGGCCAACGCATATTCAGCTGGAACCAGTGAAGAGATCGTCGGCCAAGCGCTCAAGGATTTCGCGCCTCGAGATGAAGTCGTGATTGCGACCAAGGTTTTCTTCTCTTGGAAAAAACGTCCCAACGCCGGCGGTCTGTCTCGCAAAGCGATCTTCACGGCGGTCGACGACAGTTTGCGGCGACTAGGGACCGACTACATCGATCTCTACCAAATCCATCGCTGGGACTACGACACGCCGATCGAGGAAACGCTCGAAGCGCTGCACGACGTGGTGAAGTCGGGCAAGGTTCGCTATCTCGGCGCATCGTCGATGTTCGCGTGGCAATTCGCCAAGTCGCTCTATTTGGCTGACGCCGGCAGTTGGACTCGCTTCGCCACGATGCAGCCGCAATACAGCTTGCTCTATCGCGAAGAAGAACGCGAGATGTTGCCGCTGTGTGAGGAAGAAGGGATCGGCGTGATCCCCTGGAGCCCGATGGCTCGCGGCAAGTTGGCTCGTCCTTGGACCGATCAACAAGCGACCACCCGAGCCAACAATGACGACTATGGAAACAAACTGTTCGGTAAAACGGCCGACGTCGACCAACCGATCATCGATACGGTCGAAGCGATCGCCGCCAGCCGCGAAGTTTCGATGGCCCAGATCGCCCTGGCCTGGGTGATGAGCAACCCCGTGGTCACCGCGCCCATCATCGGCGCGTCCAAACCGCATCACCTAGAGGATGCGTTGGCGGCGCTCGAGATTGTTCTCACCGACGAAGAGCTGGAGACGCTGGAAAGCTGTTATACGCCGCGCGAAGTCATGCCGATGCGGTAG
- a CDS encoding permease has translation MTNKHPRWAAAGDVNAFFGLMLDNIADLLLTIGLLATVFNFPTNFAISHMAPGTAIGVFVGDLAFFFMALALAKRTGRNDVTAMPLGLDTPSTFGMVFFVLGPAFNHAQHILQLNVEEAAVYTWHIGICSIVISGLFKVLCAFGSGWIRKFLPRAGLLGSLAAVALVLISFLPFVEAMHYPVVGMTALAIILTTLVARIGLPKQIPGALAALLIAGTIYYVMSGLGILGAAQEEMPFDPREGLLPTDWLAVFRFGWIAQFGDALHYLPVVIPFALGTVIGGIDCVESAAAVGDEYDTDRIILVEAIATLIAGLCGGVIQTTPYIGHPAYKAMGGRSAYVLATAIFVGGAGTLGYFGYLYWLVPKSTVFPILVFIGLEITAQSFLATSKKHYAAVSLACVPALAALVLVFVDDAQGQYMGQSAQLMAAIEQLPADTAGLDKVKASAETIQSISQGNFFGPLGVKLQTLRMLSGGFILTSLMWGSALAMIIDRRLLTAAGFFATSGLFALFGVIHSPLPGSPVVLPWAVEQFPATSAGQTPVYMLAAYLSAAVVLVLFHFCRSEESPELESKDDWKETT, from the coding sequence ATGACAAATAAGCATCCCCGTTGGGCGGCTGCTGGCGACGTTAACGCGTTCTTTGGCTTGATGTTAGATAACATCGCCGATCTGCTTTTAACGATTGGACTGCTAGCAACGGTTTTTAACTTTCCTACAAACTTCGCGATCTCGCACATGGCTCCGGGAACCGCGATCGGCGTGTTTGTCGGGGACCTGGCCTTCTTCTTCATGGCCCTCGCGCTGGCCAAGAGAACTGGACGTAACGACGTAACCGCTATGCCTTTAGGGCTCGACACGCCCAGCACGTTTGGCATGGTCTTCTTTGTCTTGGGACCGGCCTTTAACCACGCTCAGCACATTTTACAACTCAATGTCGAAGAGGCCGCTGTTTATACGTGGCACATCGGGATTTGCTCGATCGTCATCAGCGGCTTGTTCAAGGTATTGTGCGCCTTCGGGTCAGGTTGGATCCGCAAGTTCCTCCCGCGGGCCGGATTGCTCGGCTCGCTAGCGGCGGTAGCGCTCGTGCTGATCAGCTTTCTGCCGTTCGTCGAAGCGATGCATTACCCGGTCGTCGGCATGACGGCGCTGGCGATTATCTTGACCACCTTGGTCGCTCGCATCGGTTTGCCCAAGCAGATCCCCGGCGCCCTGGCGGCGCTGCTGATCGCGGGGACGATCTATTACGTGATGTCGGGGCTCGGGATCTTGGGCGCGGCGCAGGAAGAGATGCCGTTTGATCCGCGCGAAGGCCTGCTGCCGACTGATTGGCTGGCGGTCTTTCGGTTTGGCTGGATCGCGCAGTTTGGCGATGCGCTCCATTACCTGCCGGTGGTGATTCCATTCGCGTTGGGAACTGTCATCGGCGGCATCGATTGCGTCGAAAGCGCTGCGGCGGTCGGCGACGAGTACGATACCGACCGCATCATTCTGGTCGAAGCGATCGCCACGTTGATCGCCGGACTGTGCGGCGGCGTCATTCAAACGACGCCCTACATCGGACATCCGGCGTACAAAGCGATGGGAGGCCGATCGGCCTATGTGCTGGCGACGGCGATCTTTGTGGGAGGAGCCGGCACGCTTGGCTACTTCGGCTATCTCTACTGGCTTGTTCCCAAGTCGACGGTCTTCCCAATCCTGGTCTTCATCGGGCTTGAGATCACCGCACAAAGCTTTCTCGCGACTTCCAAGAAGCATTACGCGGCAGTATCGCTCGCCTGCGTACCCGCGTTGGCGGCGCTGGTGCTGGTCTTTGTGGACGACGCCCAGGGGCAATACATGGGGCAGTCGGCACAGTTGATGGCGGCGATCGAGCAACTACCGGCCGACACCGCCGGGCTCGATAAAGTGAAAGCCTCGGCTGAGACGATTCAGTCGATCTCGCAGGGCAACTTCTTTGGCCCGCTCGGGGTAAAACTGCAAACGCTACGGATGCTTTCCGGCGGGTTCATCCTCACCAGTTTGATGTGGGGGTCAGCGCTGGCGATGATTATTGATCGCCGTTTGCTAACAGCGGCCGGGTTCTTCGCAACATCCGGACTGTTCGCCCTCTTCGGGGTGATCCATTCCCCATTGCCGGGAAGCCCGGTAGTATTGCCTTGGGCGGTCGAACAATTTCCGGCGACTTCAGCGGGCCAAACGCCGGTCTATATGCTGGCCGCCTATTTATCGGCAGCGGTGGTGTTGGTCCTCTTCCACTTTTGCCGATCGGAAGAATCGCCCGAGCTAGAATCGAAAGACGATTGGAAAGAGACGACATGA
- a CDS encoding RNA polymerase sigma factor, with the protein MTATLEMTQSASEFTYLEPMSDEELILGYRETGDRELFESLVNRYERELFNYLRRYLNDAEMAEDTFQATFLQVHLKCDSFEEGRRFRPWLYTIATNQAIDAQRRSKRHRMVSLDRTGREDSDDIGGLVDLLVSGEPAPATQIDDAEREMYMQEAVKQLPETLQEVVILVYYQGLKYREAADILGIPVGTVKSRLHSAVLKLTEAWNRTYANNDHDA; encoded by the coding sequence ATGACAGCCACACTTGAAATGACGCAGAGCGCTTCGGAGTTTACCTACCTCGAACCGATGTCCGACGAAGAATTGATTCTCGGATACCGGGAAACGGGGGATCGTGAGCTATTTGAAAGCCTCGTCAATCGCTACGAGCGGGAGTTGTTCAACTACCTGCGACGCTATCTGAATGACGCAGAAATGGCGGAAGACACGTTTCAGGCCACTTTTTTACAAGTGCACCTGAAGTGTGATTCTTTTGAGGAAGGACGAAGATTCCGTCCTTGGCTCTACACGATCGCTACGAACCAAGCGATCGACGCCCAACGTCGTTCAAAACGGCATCGCATGGTCAGTTTAGACCGAACCGGTCGCGAAGATTCCGATGATATCGGAGGCTTGGTCGACCTGTTGGTCAGCGGTGAACCGGCTCCTGCTACGCAGATTGACGATGCCGAGCGCGAGATGTACATGCAAGAGGCAGTCAAGCAATTGCCGGAAACGTTGCAGGAAGTCGTGATCCTGGTTTACTACCAAGGTCTGAAATACCGCGAAGCGGCCGACATCCTGGGCATTCCGGTTGGAACTGTCAAAAGCCGACTGCATTCCGCCGTTCTCAAGCTGACGGAAGCTTGGAACCGCACTTACGCCAACAACGACCATGATGCGTGA
- a CDS encoding sialate O-acetylesterase, with translation MLALRLFVAGLMLTNAAVSLAAQPHVYLLSGQSNMQGIGMLADLPESVPHEMPHAFFWNGKTFEPLVLGQTKISTRAGEFGPEVGFALQMASAEHPVYLIKYHASGMPLYHGWNGGTWAGTEPGPKRRNFYPGITAADPNVGKLYQQMLAMYRKGLTQLAKQGEEPQVKGFLWMQGEMDAKGEQSAITYAANLKRLRDRLAADLKLDANLPMVYGQVLPHEPAHARFTHRIETRQQMADADADSGKPEAIANAKMVSTDGFEMLPDTVHYSAQGQLQLGEAMAAAMKPLVNAK, from the coding sequence ATGCTCGCTTTGCGTTTGTTTGTCGCCGGCTTGATGCTGACCAACGCAGCAGTTTCGCTTGCCGCACAGCCGCACGTCTATCTCCTTTCTGGCCAGTCGAACATGCAAGGGATCGGCATGCTTGCTGATTTGCCCGAGAGCGTACCGCACGAGATGCCGCACGCGTTCTTTTGGAATGGTAAGACGTTCGAGCCGCTTGTGCTGGGACAAACGAAGATCTCGACAAGGGCCGGCGAATTTGGTCCGGAGGTTGGTTTCGCGTTACAGATGGCGAGCGCTGAGCACCCGGTCTATCTGATCAAGTATCACGCGAGCGGGATGCCGCTCTATCATGGTTGGAACGGCGGAACCTGGGCGGGGACCGAACCGGGGCCGAAACGCCGCAACTTCTATCCAGGTATTACGGCCGCCGATCCGAATGTCGGCAAGCTCTATCAACAGATGCTCGCGATGTATCGCAAGGGTTTGACCCAACTCGCCAAGCAAGGGGAAGAGCCGCAGGTGAAAGGTTTTCTTTGGATGCAAGGTGAAATGGACGCCAAAGGGGAGCAGTCGGCCATCACCTATGCCGCCAATCTAAAACGACTGCGCGATCGTTTGGCCGCTGATCTAAAGCTCGACGCCAACCTCCCGATGGTTTACGGACAAGTATTGCCGCACGAACCGGCGCATGCTCGTTTCACGCATCGGATCGAAACGCGACAGCAGATGGCCGACGCCGATGCGGACTCCGGCAAACCAGAAGCGATCGCCAACGCCAAGATGGTTTCGACCGACGGTTTTGAAATGTTGCCAGACACGGTTCATTACAGCGCCCAAGGACAGCTTCAACTAGGCGAAGCGATGGCCGCTGCAATGAAACCGTTGGTCAACGCAAAATAG